A genomic stretch from Bordetella sp. N includes:
- a CDS encoding gamma-glutamyltransferase family protein: MTFDWHNPYRTTRTPVFARNVVATSQPLAAQAGLRILERGGNAVDAAIAAAAVLTLVEPVSNGLGSDCFAIVWDGSRLHGINASGRAPSAWCVDYFKRKHNGAIPMRGWDSVTVPGCVAGWAALHEKMGTLAFADVLAPAIEYAERGCAVSPIVQQKWAAQADVLQPLPGFAEHFLPRGRPPAVGEHFVLKGAADTFKRIAATSGRDFYEGETAHKLVAHAQAHDAALTLADLRDYQPEWVTPLAQNYRGHTLHQIPPNGQGIAALIALGILQNFDVAARPVDHPDTQHLLIEAMKLAFADVYAHVGDSAHMSLSPEALLDPAYLAERARLIDPGRAQDFGSGHAPRGGTVYLTAADRNGMMVSFIQSNYMGFGSGVVVPGTGISLQNRGHGFSMQPGHANVVAGGKRPFHTIIPGFLMRDGAPVMSFGVMGGNMQPQGHLQTLVRMLDYGQQPQAACDAPRWKWNHGRSVDVEPALPHAVQEALRARGHVLEGLDDPYMDFGSGQFIWRLGDPAVDGYVAASDSRRDGLAAGY; encoded by the coding sequence ATGACCTTCGACTGGCACAACCCCTACCGAACTACCCGCACCCCCGTCTTCGCCCGCAACGTCGTTGCCACCTCGCAGCCCCTGGCTGCGCAGGCCGGCCTGCGCATTCTTGAACGCGGCGGCAATGCGGTAGACGCGGCGATTGCCGCGGCAGCCGTCCTGACCCTGGTCGAACCGGTCAGCAACGGCCTGGGTTCGGATTGCTTCGCCATCGTCTGGGACGGCTCGCGCCTGCATGGCATCAATGCCTCCGGCCGCGCGCCCTCGGCATGGTGCGTGGACTACTTCAAGCGCAAGCACAATGGCGCCATTCCCATGCGAGGCTGGGACAGCGTGACGGTGCCGGGTTGCGTGGCCGGCTGGGCCGCGCTGCACGAGAAGATGGGCACCCTGGCCTTCGCCGATGTGCTGGCCCCCGCCATCGAATACGCCGAACGCGGTTGCGCCGTCTCGCCCATCGTGCAGCAGAAATGGGCCGCGCAAGCGGACGTGCTGCAGCCCCTGCCCGGCTTCGCCGAGCATTTCCTGCCGCGCGGCCGCCCGCCCGCGGTCGGCGAGCATTTCGTGTTGAAGGGCGCGGCCGACACCTTCAAGCGCATCGCCGCCACCAGCGGTCGCGATTTCTATGAAGGCGAGACGGCGCACAAGCTGGTCGCGCACGCGCAGGCCCACGACGCGGCGCTGACCCTGGCGGATTTGCGCGACTACCAGCCCGAATGGGTCACGCCGCTGGCCCAGAACTACCGCGGCCACACGCTGCATCAGATTCCCCCCAACGGCCAGGGCATCGCGGCCCTGATCGCGCTGGGCATCCTGCAGAACTTCGACGTGGCGGCACGCCCGGTCGATCACCCCGACACGCAGCATCTGTTGATCGAGGCCATGAAGCTGGCCTTCGCGGACGTCTATGCGCATGTGGGCGACTCGGCCCACATGTCGCTAAGCCCGGAGGCGCTGCTGGACCCCGCCTATCTGGCCGAACGCGCCCGCCTGATCGATCCGGGCCGGGCCCAGGATTTCGGCAGCGGCCATGCGCCCCGCGGCGGCACGGTGTACCTGACGGCGGCCGACCGCAACGGCATGATGGTCAGCTTCATCCAGTCCAATTACATGGGCTTCGGCTCGGGCGTGGTGGTGCCGGGCACGGGCATCAGCCTGCAGAACCGTGGCCACGGCTTCAGCATGCAACCCGGCCATGCCAACGTGGTGGCGGGCGGCAAGCGCCCTTTCCACACCATCATCCCCGGCTTCCTGATGCGCGACGGCGCACCGGTGATGAGCTTCGGCGTGATGGGCGGCAATATGCAGCCGCAGGGGCATCTGCAGACGCTGGTGCGCATGCTGGACTACGGCCAGCAGCCGCAGGCCGCCTGCGACGCGCCGCGCTGGAAATGGAACCATGGCCGGTCCGTCGACGTGGAACCGGCGTTGCCGCATGCCGTACAGGAAGCGCTGCGCGCGCGGGGCCATGTGCTGGAAGGCCTGGATGATCCGTATATGGACTTCGGCTCGGGGCAGTTCATCTGGCGGCTGGGCGATCCGGCCGTGGACGGCTACGTGGCCGCCAGCGACAGCCGGCGCGACGGCCTGGCGGCCGGCTATTAA
- the hppD gene encoding 4-hydroxyphenylpyruvate dioxygenase codes for MTTAFQPWENPMGTSGFEFIEYAAPDPAALRRVFELLGFKPIARHRHKDVVVYRQGGINFLVNAEPDSFAQRFARLHGPSICAIAFRVDDAAAAYRRALELGAWGFDSHSGPMELNIPAIKGIGDSLIYLVDRWRGKAGHGGIGDISIYDVDFEPINPDTAKTDLHHTGAGLTLVDHLTHNVHKGRMGEWAEFYERLFNFREVRYFDIEGKVTGVKSKAMTSPCGNIRIPINEEGTEEKGQIQEYLDLYHGEGIQHIALSTEDIHATVETLRANGLRFLDTPQTYYELLDKRLPGHGEDAPRLERNRILLDGAPGGGLLLQIFTENQIGPIFFEIIQRKGNEGFGEGNFKALFESIELDQMRRGVLKPAGADAVK; via the coding sequence ATGACGACTGCATTCCAGCCCTGGGAGAATCCCATGGGCACGTCTGGTTTTGAATTCATCGAGTATGCAGCCCCGGATCCCGCGGCCCTGCGCCGCGTATTCGAACTATTGGGCTTCAAGCCCATCGCGCGGCACCGCCACAAGGATGTGGTCGTCTATCGCCAGGGCGGCATCAATTTTCTGGTCAATGCCGAACCCGATTCCTTTGCGCAACGCTTCGCCCGCCTGCATGGCCCCTCCATATGTGCCATCGCTTTCCGTGTGGACGATGCCGCGGCGGCCTACCGCCGCGCGCTGGAGCTGGGCGCGTGGGGCTTCGATTCACATAGCGGACCGATGGAACTGAACATCCCCGCCATCAAAGGCATCGGCGACTCGCTTATATATCTGGTGGATCGCTGGCGCGGCAAGGCGGGTCATGGCGGCATAGGCGACATCAGCATCTACGACGTCGACTTCGAACCCATCAATCCGGACACCGCCAAGACCGACCTGCATCACACGGGTGCGGGGCTGACCCTGGTCGACCATCTGACGCATAACGTCCATAAAGGACGCATGGGGGAATGGGCCGAGTTCTATGAGCGCCTGTTCAATTTCCGCGAGGTGCGCTATTTCGATATCGAGGGCAAGGTCACCGGGGTGAAGTCCAAGGCGATGACGTCGCCTTGCGGCAATATCCGCATCCCTATCAATGAGGAAGGGACCGAAGAGAAAGGTCAGATCCAGGAATATCTGGATCTCTATCATGGCGAGGGGATACAGCACATCGCGCTGTCCACCGAGGATATCCACGCCACGGTGGAGACGCTGCGCGCCAATGGCTTGCGCTTCCTGGATACGCCGCAGACTTATTACGAGCTGCTGGACAAGCGCCTGCCAGGACATGGCGAGGACGCGCCGCGCCTGGAACGTAATCGCATTCTGCTGGACGGCGCGCCGGGCGGCGGCTTGCTGCTGCAGATCTTCACGGAGAACCAGATCGGCCCGATCTTCTTCGAGATCATCCAGCGTAAAGGCAACGAGGGCTTCGGCGAAGGGAATTTCAAGGCGCTGTTCGAATCGATCGAACTGGATCAGATGCGCCGGGGCGTGCTCAAGCCGGCGGGAGCCGACGCGGTGAAGTGA
- a CDS encoding SWIB/MDM2 domain-containing protein, with amino-acid sequence MATPSKTATPRKPNAAFMKPLTPSADLAAVIGPEAVPRTEVTKKIWEYIKKHNLQDASNKRNINADDKLRPLFGKDQVSMFELTKLVNAHLK; translated from the coding sequence ATGGCCACCCCCTCCAAAACCGCCACTCCCCGCAAGCCGAATGCCGCGTTCATGAAACCGCTGACCCCCAGCGCGGACTTGGCTGCCGTCATTGGCCCCGAGGCTGTGCCGCGTACCGAGGTCACCAAGAAGATCTGGGAATACATCAAGAAGCACAACCTGCAAGATGCCAGCAACAAGCGCAACATCAATGCTGATGACAAGCTGCGCCCGCTGTTTGGCAAGGATCAAGTGTCGATGTTTGAATTGACCAAGTTGGTCAATGCGCATCTGAAGTAA
- the lgt gene encoding prolipoprotein diacylglyceryl transferase, with product MLRYPEFNPIAVQIGPLAVHWYGLMYLFGFGLVYLLGRWRLSHGKVAGGYTPRDLEDIIFYSVVGVVAGGRLGYVLFYKPAYYFSHPLEIFYLWQGGMSFHGGLIGVILVMLFFARRRGQSLFMVSDFIAPLIPLALAMGRLGNFINGELWGRPTDVPWAMVFPGSGDGIPRHPSQLYELGLEGIALFTIMWVFARKPRPTGQVSAVFLIGYGIFRFLVEFTREPDNFLGLLAGGLSMGQWLSVPMVLLGIGIYVVTAKRSSLTHQPKP from the coding sequence ATGCTGCGCTATCCCGAATTCAATCCCATCGCCGTGCAGATCGGCCCGCTGGCCGTGCACTGGTACGGCCTGATGTATCTGTTCGGCTTCGGCCTGGTTTATCTGTTGGGCCGCTGGCGCCTGTCGCATGGCAAGGTCGCGGGCGGCTATACCCCGCGTGACCTGGAAGACATCATCTTCTATAGCGTGGTGGGCGTGGTCGCCGGCGGGCGCCTGGGCTATGTGCTGTTCTACAAGCCGGCGTATTACTTCTCGCACCCGCTGGAAATCTTTTACCTGTGGCAAGGCGGCATGTCCTTCCACGGCGGCCTGATCGGCGTGATCCTGGTGATGCTGTTCTTCGCCCGGCGCCGCGGCCAGTCGCTGTTCATGGTCAGCGATTTCATCGCGCCCCTGATCCCGCTGGCGCTGGCGATGGGACGTCTGGGCAATTTCATCAATGGTGAATTGTGGGGCCGTCCGACGGACGTGCCATGGGCGATGGTCTTCCCGGGCTCGGGCGATGGCATCCCGCGCCATCCTTCGCAGCTTTATGAGCTGGGCCTGGAAGGGATCGCCCTGTTCACCATCATGTGGGTGTTCGCGCGCAAACCGCGACCCACCGGCCAGGTGAGCGCGGTATTTCTGATCGGCTACGGTATTTTCCGTTTCCTGGTGGAATTCACACGCGAGCCCGACAACTTCCTGGGCCTGCTGGCCGGGGGCCTGAGCATGGGCCAGTGGTTGTCCGTGCCCATGGTGCTCCTGGGCATCGGCATCTACGTCGTCACTGCAAAGCGATCGTCCCTGACACATCAACCGAAACCGTGA
- a CDS encoding tripartite tricarboxylate transporter permease, with the protein MELLDHLMLGFSVAFTPENLLYALLGCILGTLIGVLPGIGPVPTIAMLLPITYVLPPVAGLIMLAGIYYGAQYGGSTTAILVALPGETSAVVTVLDGHQMARNGRAGAALAIAALGSFFAGCVATLLLAAFAPPLAEVAFKFGPAEYFSLMCLGLVGAVVLASGSLPKAISMIILGLLLGMVGTDVNSGVARFDFGIPELQDGIDFAIVAMGVFGFAEIMTNLEQKENRVDITDKIGSLYPNKEEFKESWPAVIRGTALGSALGILPGGGAVLSSFASYTLEKKIAKDPKRFGKGHPAGLAGPESANNAAAQTSFIPLLTLGIPGNAVMALMVGAMTIHNIQPGPQVMTSHPELFWGLIASMWIGNLMLVVLNLPLIGLWVKLLKVPYRVLFPAILVFCTIGVYSLNYNTFDIMTTAAFGVIGYVWSKLKCEGAPLLLGLVLGPMMEENFRRALLLSRGDFTTFITRPLSASLLAFAVALIVIVALPSIRRKREETFVEEG; encoded by the coding sequence ATGGAATTGCTTGATCACCTCATGCTGGGTTTTAGCGTGGCCTTCACGCCGGAAAACCTGCTGTACGCCCTGCTGGGCTGCATCCTGGGCACGCTGATCGGCGTGCTGCCGGGCATCGGCCCGGTCCCGACCATCGCCATGCTGCTGCCGATTACCTACGTGCTGCCGCCCGTGGCCGGTCTCATCATGCTGGCCGGTATTTACTACGGTGCACAGTACGGCGGTTCGACCACCGCCATTCTGGTGGCATTGCCCGGAGAAACCTCCGCGGTGGTGACCGTGCTGGACGGGCACCAGATGGCTCGTAATGGCCGCGCGGGCGCCGCGCTGGCCATCGCCGCCCTGGGTTCGTTCTTCGCCGGTTGCGTGGCCACCCTGCTGCTGGCCGCCTTCGCGCCCCCGCTGGCTGAAGTCGCGTTCAAGTTCGGCCCCGCCGAATACTTCTCGCTGATGTGCCTGGGCCTGGTGGGCGCCGTGGTGCTGGCCTCGGGCTCGCTGCCCAAGGCTATCTCCATGATCATCCTGGGTCTGCTGCTGGGCATGGTCGGTACCGACGTCAACTCGGGCGTGGCTCGCTTCGACTTCGGCATTCCGGAACTGCAGGACGGCATCGACTTCGCCATCGTCGCCATGGGCGTGTTCGGCTTCGCCGAAATCATGACCAACCTGGAGCAGAAGGAAAACCGCGTCGACATCACCGACAAGATCGGCTCGCTGTACCCCAACAAGGAAGAGTTCAAGGAATCGTGGCCCGCCGTGATTCGCGGCACGGCCCTGGGTTCGGCCCTGGGCATTCTGCCTGGCGGTGGCGCGGTGCTTTCGTCCTTCGCTTCCTACACCTTGGAAAAGAAGATCGCCAAGGATCCGAAGCGCTTCGGCAAGGGCCATCCGGCCGGCCTGGCGGGTCCGGAATCGGCCAATAACGCGGCCGCCCAGACCTCCTTCATCCCCCTGCTGACCCTGGGTATCCCGGGCAACGCGGTGATGGCGCTGATGGTGGGTGCGATGACCATCCACAACATCCAGCCCGGCCCGCAGGTGATGACCAGCCATCCGGAACTGTTCTGGGGCCTGATCGCCTCGATGTGGATCGGCAACCTGATGCTGGTGGTCCTGAACCTGCCGCTCATCGGCCTGTGGGTGAAGCTGCTCAAGGTTCCCTATCGCGTGCTGTTCCCGGCGATTCTGGTGTTCTGCACGATCGGTGTGTACTCGTTGAACTACAACACCTTCGACATCATGACCACCGCGGCCTTCGGCGTGATCGGCTATGTCTGGTCCAAGCTGAAGTGCGAAGGCGCACCGCTGCTGCTGGGCCTGGTGCTGGGCCCCATGATGGAAGAAAACTTCCGTCGTGCCCTGCTGCTGTCGCGTGGTGACTTCACGACCTTCATCACGCGTCCGCTGTCGGCCAGCCTGTTGGCCTTCGCAGTCGCGCTGATCGTGATCGTGGCGCTGCCGTCGATCCGCAGGAAGCGTGAAGAGACCTTCGTCGAAGAAGGTTGA
- a CDS encoding SIMPL domain-containing protein (The SIMPL domain is named for its presence in mouse protein SIMPL (signalling molecule that associates with mouse pelle-like kinase). Bacterial member BP26, from Brucella, was shown to assemble into a channel-like structure, while YggE from E. coli has been associated with resistance to oxidative stress.) yields the protein MRKLTLSSSFERLVVPAALGVALACAAPLARAQSGHDGAASSATAAGGAQMPSPGAPQMALTASASMDVRPDTVLITLNAEVDAPDQPAAGRKLSAALDDLVKRAGGVDQVKVRTEGFNVWPVNNDKGKIGGWRGQGSIVLESTQFEAASALAAKLSDKSAISNIAFRLSRKAHDDAERKLLNDAAESFRQRAVAAASAFGFSGYRIVKLDLGGGGGSVVPVPRAMMAMAKGGGAAPPTEVPLRPDTITVSVDVSGTIALQ from the coding sequence ATGCGCAAGCTCACTCTCTCTTCTTCCTTCGAACGCCTTGTGGTGCCCGCCGCATTGGGTGTCGCCTTGGCGTGCGCCGCGCCGCTTGCCCGCGCGCAATCCGGCCACGACGGGGCCGCTTCGTCCGCAACGGCAGCGGGCGGCGCGCAAATGCCCAGTCCGGGCGCGCCGCAAATGGCGCTCACCGCATCCGCGTCGATGGACGTGCGGCCGGATACGGTGCTGATCACCTTGAACGCGGAGGTAGACGCGCCCGATCAGCCGGCCGCGGGCCGCAAGCTCAGCGCCGCGCTCGATGACCTGGTCAAGCGCGCGGGCGGCGTGGATCAGGTCAAGGTGCGCACCGAAGGCTTCAATGTGTGGCCCGTCAACAATGACAAGGGCAAGATAGGTGGCTGGCGCGGGCAGGGCAGCATCGTGCTGGAGTCCACCCAATTCGAAGCGGCGTCGGCATTGGCCGCCAAGCTGTCGGACAAGAGCGCGATCTCGAATATTGCCTTCAGGCTGTCGCGCAAGGCGCACGACGACGCGGAGCGCAAGCTTTTGAACGACGCGGCGGAAAGCTTCCGGCAGCGCGCCGTGGCGGCGGCATCGGCGTTCGGCTTTTCCGGCTACCGCATCGTCAAGCTGGACCTGGGCGGCGGCGGGGGCAGCGTGGTGCCCGTGCCGCGCGCCATGATGGCGATGGCCAAGGGCGGCGGCGCGGCCCCTCCGACGGAAGTGCCGCTGCGCCCCGACACCATCACGGTTTCGGTTGATGTGTCAGGGACGATCGCTTTGCAGTGA
- a CDS encoding tripartite tricarboxylate transporter TctB family protein encodes MQLKNKQDFWSGVMFIALGLGFAFKGASYQMGTAARMGPGYFPFWLGMVLALLGAVVLIGSMMPKATETHIDRFDWRVLFLVVFSVVLYGLVLKFLGVYISVFLLVVISSLASHEFSWKIAVANGIFLVVFSYLAFIKGLGLIFPLWPSFLGSN; translated from the coding sequence ATGCAGCTTAAAAACAAGCAGGATTTCTGGTCGGGGGTGATGTTCATCGCCCTGGGCCTGGGATTCGCGTTCAAAGGCGCCAGCTACCAGATGGGCACCGCTGCCCGGATGGGACCGGGCTACTTCCCCTTCTGGCTGGGGATGGTCCTGGCCCTCCTCGGCGCCGTCGTCCTGATCGGCTCGATGATGCCCAAGGCCACCGAGACCCATATCGACCGTTTCGACTGGCGTGTCCTGTTCCTCGTGGTCTTCTCGGTCGTCCTGTACGGTCTGGTCCTGAAGTTCCTCGGCGTCTACATCTCCGTATTCCTCCTCGTGGTCATCAGCAGCCTGGCGAGCCATGAGTTCAGCTGGAAGATCGCCGTGGCCAACGGTATTTTCCTCGTGGTGTTCTCCTATCTGGCGTTCATCAAAGGCCTGGGACTCATCTTCCCGCTGTGGCCGTCTTTCCTCGGCTCGAATTAA
- a CDS encoding DUF2975 domain-containing protein, whose amino-acid sequence MTNDRLVRHSRRMAAVTPVFTTLILTCNAMACFGLSKQFTNSATDLAATLNIELQDLPGWQLLGVLTLTSIPLLVLAHGLRHLRQLFLAYAHANYFSAAGAGHLQKVSKALLLWCLLSIVCNGALSVWLSLGKDAGQRVLALSVGSVDIAALFVAGSIWIIANVLKRASELAPGEAIKYRVA is encoded by the coding sequence ATGACCAACGATCGCCTAGTCCGCCACAGCCGCCGCATGGCCGCCGTCACGCCCGTGTTCACGACCCTGATCCTCACGTGCAATGCGATGGCGTGCTTCGGCTTGAGCAAGCAGTTCACCAACAGCGCCACCGACCTGGCGGCCACCCTCAATATCGAGCTACAGGACCTGCCGGGATGGCAACTGCTGGGAGTACTGACCCTCACCAGCATTCCCCTGCTCGTATTGGCCCATGGCCTGCGGCATCTGCGCCAATTGTTCCTTGCCTACGCGCACGCCAATTATTTTTCGGCGGCCGGCGCCGGGCATCTCCAGAAAGTGAGCAAGGCGCTGCTGCTCTGGTGCCTGCTCAGTATTGTCTGCAATGGCGCACTGAGCGTCTGGTTGAGCCTGGGCAAGGACGCGGGCCAGCGCGTGCTTGCCTTGAGCGTCGGCAGCGTGGACATCGCGGCGCTCTTCGTGGCCGGCAGCATCTGGATAATCGCAAATGTGTTGAAGCGCGCCAGCGAACTCGCCCCGGGAGAAGCGATCAAATACCGCGTCGCCTGA
- a CDS encoding cell division protein ZapA — MERFEVSILGREYSMACSTEEKPQLLAAVRHVDVLMQRIQGTGKVSSNERIAVMAALQVAGELLAVKAPDGPLGGLAVGDFKRRIEDMNSLLDDALSGQEKLL, encoded by the coding sequence ATGGAGCGTTTCGAGGTTTCTATTTTGGGCCGCGAGTACTCGATGGCCTGCTCCACCGAGGAAAAGCCGCAACTGCTGGCGGCCGTGCGCCATGTCGACGTCCTGATGCAACGCATCCAGGGCACCGGCAAGGTTTCGAGCAATGAACGCATCGCCGTGATGGCCGCGTTGCAAGTCGCTGGCGAGCTGTTGGCCGTCAAGGCGCCCGATGGTCCGCTGGGCGGTTTGGCAGTTGGCGACTTCAAGCGTAGAATTGAGGACATGAACTCTTTGCTCGATGACGCACTGTCGGGTCAGGAAAAGCTGCTGTAA